CCAGTTAAACCAAGAAAATACCATGGTTCAGTACCTTTTTTTTCATCCAGGTATTTACCCAGAAATAAGGCGCAGATTATCGGCACGACAATCCACCCCGTAACTTCGCCAAATACTGCTACAGCCGGTTGCCACCACGCTTTTTGTGGTTTTTTTTCTTCCATCGCCTTAAATATAAAAATACAGAAATTGACTTATTTATCCACAATTTCGCATCTATAATAATACATATTGGCAATAATATCAAGCCCCGCCATTTTTCAATTTGACTAAGTGCTGTTTTACTGGGATATCCGCAATTTTATTCATTCTTAGCCCAGTTATTCCCTATAATTATTTTAAAAGTTAAACTATGGCAGAATTGACATTTTCATAATTTATATGTAGAATTCATGAAAATTAGCTTAATTTATTCCAAATTTATTAATTAATAATCAAATACAAAAATGGATCCGCATCATTTAGCCATGCTAACGCTACAACTCGCATTTCTTTTATTATCAGCTAAATTATTTGGCCTTGTTTTTAAAAAATTTAAGCAGTCTGAGGTGCTCGGTGAACTGGTTGGTGGTATGGTAGTTGGACCTTTTGCCTTTGGTGCTATCGAACTGCCTTGGATTGGAAAACTTTTCCCGATCGCAGAACAAATTGGTGAACACGCATCTTCACTTCCGATTTCTCCGGAGTTATACTTTTTTGGTCAGATCGGAGCGGTCTTGCTATTATTCCTGGTCGGATTGGAAACTGATGCCAAACTATTCATGAAATACGGATTAAAATCTCTTGGTATTGCAATCGGTGGTGTGGTACTTCCCTTTTTCCTCGGAGCATGGGGCACGGTAATGTTCGGATTTGCCGATTCAATGATGGATACGACGGCACTATTTATGGGAGCAATCATGACCGCCACATCAGTTGGTATCACCGCACGCGTTTTATCCGATATGTATAAATTGGATACCAAGGAAGGCGTATCAATATTGGCTGCAGCAGTTATAGACGACGTACTGGGAATATTAATTTTGGCTTTAGTAATATCCCTGGCTGGCGGTGAATCCGGCGACGGAGTTTCCTGGTCAGTGCTTGGGCAGATTGGATTAAAAGCATTAATATTTTTGGGCGGAGTCACAGCGCTCGGATTTTTATTCAGCAAGAAACTGTCAAAGGTACTGCTCAAACTGGAAGGTAAGAATTACGCGGCAATTGCAGCGGCGATCTGCCTGGTAATCGCGGCAGTTGCCGAACTATTCGGACTGGCAATGATTATTGGAGCTTATCTGGTAGGAATCCTGCTTTCAGTCACTCCGATCGGAAGAGAACTGGAAGAAAGACTTTCTGGAGCATCACACATTCTGGTACCGGTATTTTTTGCTATTATGGGAACCTTGGTTGATTTTAAAGCGATGGCCTCTGCGCTTGCTTTTGGCCTGGTCATCTCCCTGTTCGCTATTGTCGGAAAAATCATCGGCAGTGGTGTTCCAGCATTTTTCTCCGGATTTAACTTTTTAGGATCCATGCGAATCGGCATCGGAATGTTACCAAGAGGAGAAGTGGCTCTGATTGTTGCCGGAATTGGAATCTCCACAGGAATTATCTCAAATGAAATATTCGGTGTCGCGATTATGATGACTTTAATCACCACCCTGATGGCCCCGATCATTCTGGTGCCATTATTCAAGAATCCTAAATCCGGATTAAAAAATGACACTGAAATTTCTGTTGAAATGATTGAGCCGTATAGAACATTTGAACAGTCCCCTCATCTAATTACTGCTCTTCGCGATTTTGTCGTGGAAACATTCGCACTGCGCGGATACGATATATTAAAAGACGACCGGGTATCCGGCATTGTTGAGATTGTACATACCAAAGACGAAAACAGACTAATCACTATAAAAAAACAGGATAGGATCCTGACTTTTGACTGCAGTAGTGAAGCGACAGCGGACGTGGACGAGATAACCAATGAAGGTCTGCAACATTTCGAACAGGCAATCTCAGCCTTAAAATCGGCCTAATAATACTGGATTGCCAAAGCTATTGCAATATTAGCACAAATATGATAATGTCCAAATATAATAACTAATTAATTTATTATGAAAAAGATAAATATTGTTTTAATGTTTGTTCTCGCAATAAGTGCCGTCTTTCTTCCTCATTCTGTACACGCATTATCAGTTTGGCAAGTTGGCGGAACGCTAGGATTAGGCACTGCCAATTTACAGGCAACAGTGCTGAATATCATCAGATGGCTACTTGGTCTACTGGGGTTGATTGGTGTAATTATGATTCTATACGCAGGCTTCACCTGGATGACAGCCGGCGGAAATGAAGAGAAAATAGAAAAGGCTAAGAAAATTATATCCGCCGCAATAATCGGCTTGGTGATAATAATTCTCTCTTGGGCAATTGTTACCTATTCGTTAGGTGTACTCTCGAACGTAATAAGCTATTAGTTGTCGGGAATAAAAAGAGTAAAATTGTCATTATCAATTAACTCAATATAATTTTCGTCAATTGAATTAAGAATATCTATTGAAAAAGGTCGATCAAGCGTTAAAACATCTGATCGTCCTTTTTTGATTATTATTCCCCTGTATTCATTATTTTTAATACTGGCAATTATTCTGTTTTCTTGATCATTACCTATTTTTTTTGAAATTGACGAAATCTGAAAACTATCAAGTACAACACCTTTATTATTGTTGACTAAAAACCCGTTGCGCTCCGACAGATATATTCCTTCATTGTCTCGTACATATTGATCGATAACCTGGTAATTGCTTTTTACTTCACGGGATGTTACAAAATTAATATCCCCACCTATTAAAAGTAATGAGCAAATTATAACTGGGAATAAAAAGAAATAGTAAAATATTCCATTATAAAAAACTTTCTGTTTGATCGATTTATGTAAATTATTTTGCGCTCTTAATATCCAATACATAATTCCAATCACTACCGACCACACTGCAGTAAATTCAAAAAAGAAATTCACATTCACCCCTCTCCTAAATATAGCAGGTAGTATTAAATGCATGATAATTATATAGATGAATAACGGAAAAGAAATTGATTTTATTTTGTTTTTTTCTTTTATAAAATAATATGTAAACGGAATAAAAAATATAACTGCAAGTTGAAGATAAAATAAACCCCTCATAAAGGAATAGTCATTCAACATTGAGTACCAGATTACATTCAAAAAGTATGTGCCGTTTGAGAGTAGTTCCATTCCTCCATGCAATAATATTAGCAGGCCTGCATAAAAATATATAAAGTGTAAATCTTTTTTCCTCTTCTGTAATATAATAACGATTACAAAAGCCAAACCTGATAGGATGAAGGTGACTTTAACAAATGTTGCTAAGGCTAGCAGGCAAACAGAAATATACCTGGTGCTTCTATTACCGCCACCTAAAAAAAACATGAAAAAACCCGCTAGGGCCAATAATGCACCAAATTGATCAACACGAAATACGGAGTACATTGAAACAGTCAGAGGAAAGCAAAGAAACCACAGCGCGGATAGTATGCCCGGTATATGTTTTTTTGTGATTGTATAAACCACCCGATAAATTAAAAAGGTGATTCCCAAAATGCATAGAAACGAAAATATTCTACCCAGGATAAAAGGGTTGATATGAATAATCTTGCTTAGAAAAGAAAAAAATACAATGACAGTCGGTGAATATAGTACGGGGTTATACATGTTATCCGAAGCGAGAGAATTATATAAATCCTGGATTGGAATTTTTGAATAATGGATTAATAGACCCTCAACATAGTCCATTTCATAAGGGAATACTATAGAATTATAGGAATAATACAGCGTTAAAACCGTTGATATTGCGAGTAAAATTAAAGCTATCTTTTCAAAACTAAAAAAAGAGAAAATGTTTTTATACTTCTCTTTTTTTATATTGTTCATATAAATATTGCGGGTATTAATCTACTCCGTCTTTGGTTTTTCTATTTCAATCGGCTCTACTTGTGATTCACCACCGGTAAGCTTCACCACGTCCTTATCAATTTTTTTAAACTCTTTGTAGGCAGAGTTATACATATTTACAGTGGTGCCGAGATGACCGCCCAGTTTTTTCAAATAGTCTTCATACGCTTTGATATGCAAATCCAGATTGCCGACCTGCTTTAATATCTCCTTTGTCTTCTCCTGAACCTGATATGCCCGCATCCCCTGCCAGAGTGACTGCAGTGTAACATAAAAAGTCGTCGGAGAAACGATATGAACTTTTTTCTCATTGATCGCGTAATCTATCAAATCCCTGGTATTGACTTTGATTGCTCCGACTTTGTTTACCAGCAGATCATAAAATATTCCTTCCGCCGGAATAAACATGAATGCAAAATCAATCGTACCCTCGTTCGGCCTGATATATTTTGCTGTTTCGTCAATCCTGTTTTTCAAATCAGTTTTAAATACCTTTTCTAAAAGTCCCCGCTGTGTACTGTCGGTTTCGTCCACAATTCTATTATAATTTTCCAGGGAAAACTTAGAATCAATCGGAATAATCTTTTCACCCAGAAACAATACTGAATCTACAATCACACCATCCTTAAATTTATACTGCATTTCATACTGATTGGGCTGAAATGAATTTTTTAAAAGCATTTCTAGCTGGTACTCGCCGAAAATACCCCTCTGCTTTGGATTGCTTAATGTGTCCTGCAGTTTATTCAGCTGATCAGAAAACTCTAAAACCTGTTTGTTTGTTTCGTCCAGCTTGGTCAGTCTTTCAGTAACATCCTGAATTATTTTTGCCGACTGGCCGAACTGCTGTTGCATCATCTTTGTCGAATCCCCCATCTTTTGATCAACTGTTTTATTCATATCTTCCAGCCGTTGTTGCAGTAACAAAAACCCGTCCGAATCCTTTTTTGAATCCTTCAATTCCGTAAACTTCTTGTTCATTTGGAACATTAACAGGCCTAAGATTAAAACGGCAAATACTGCTAATGCGATGATAAGTGTTATTAAATCCATAAACCTATATTAGCCTAATTTTAAATCTTTCGCTACCCCCGAACCAGAAACCACCATGCTAGGAATGCGAATATCATATACGGGACGTAGAAAAACGGCAATCCGTATTTTTTTCCGAATTTCAGCCAGGGAAACCAGTCCGCTTTGTCCGGACGGAAATTTTTGAAAGGCCACTCGGGATTTACTACAAACCACAGGAAATCTTCAATCACCTGGCCTAAGAAAAAACCGATCAGAATTAATCCCAGTAAATGATGGGAATAGTCTACCACCAAAGGCAATGATACTAACAAAGGGTATGTAACAACCCACAACCAGAAATGATAGCCGTTCAGATTATATTTTCCTACCTTAATTTTCCAGCCAACCTGCCGTTTTGCTCCCCCGTACTGCCCTTCTATATAAGCTTCCCAGAAGGCAGTCGCAACGAATGCCATGATTATCCATAATACTATTACGACATCTTTCATCGGGATAAATAGACAATAATTATCACCGCGGAGAATATCAAACGATACCAGACAAACGGACTGTAGTTTTTTGTCTGTACAAATCGCAGCAGGTATTTAATGCTGAAAAAACCGCTGACTGCCGCCACCAGCGTTCCAATAATCACTGAGGAAGATATTCCTTCTGAAATAATTTCCGGCAGTTTCACCAAGCCTGCCCCCAGAATAATCGGCGCAGACAGCAGAAAAGAAAATTTTGCGGCTGCTTCACGGTTGATATTTCTGAATAAAGCTGTGGTGATTGTGGCGCCGGAACGTGACACGCCCGGAACAATCGCAACTGCCTGTGATAAACCTATTACAATACTGTCGAGTAATGTAATTTCACTAATATCTCTCTTTCCTTTACCTTTCCTGTCCGCAATCGCAAGTAAAATACCCATCACAGCCAAAGTTGAAGCAACTAATAGCGGGGCGCGGAAAGATGTTTCCGCCCAGTCATCCAAAAGATAACCAAATAAAGCGCCCGGTATGGATGCGATAATAATGTATCTGATCAGTTTACGGTCATTTTTAACCGCAACATTATCCCGCTCTGTGGAAAAGAGGGATTTTAATAAGCGAATCCAGTCTTTCCAAAAAAAAGAGACAACCGCAATTAATGTGCCCCAGTGCAGTGCTACATCAAAAGCGAGCCCCGGATCCGAAAAATTAAAAATCCAGGGAAGGATTACCAAATGGCCGGAACTAGAAATAGGTAAAAACTCACCTAAACCCTGCGCGAGCCCTAAAACAATTGACTGGATATATTCCATATAATAGATTAATTCAATTTAAATAACTTCTTGGCGTTCGCAGTTGTCACATCCGCTACTTCTTCAAAAGAGATGCCTTTAAGTTCGGCGATCTTTTCCGCGACATATCTTACATATGACGGCTCATTTCTTTTACCACGATAAGGATCCGGCGCAAGATACGGGGCATCCGTTTCTACCATCATATTTTCCAGAGGAATTTCTTTGACAACAGCATGCAGCTCTTTGGCGTTTTTAAATGTTACAATTCCGGTAATCGACAGATTTAAACCCATATTAATGATTTGTTTTGCAGTTTTCAGATCGCCGGTATAGCAATGCACCACTGCGCGAATTTTGGGATAATCTTTTACGATATTCATTACATCCTGGTAGACACCCGACGGATCTTCTTTTGTACCACGGCAGTGGATAGTTACTGCTTTGTCTAAATCAACAGCGAGAGATATCTGTTCCCGGAAAACTTCTTCCTGCTTCTTCTTTACAGTTTCTATATTTTCACCATCCGGCATATGATAATAATCCATTCCGACCTCGCCGATCCCCACTACTTTCGGGTCTCTGGCAAGCTCTAAGTATGCCTCTTTGTCATATTCTTCCTGCCTAGAACTGAAATCTATTTCGTCTTCATCAACGTGCATTTTGAATAAATGGATCGGATGCAGACCGACAATCGCATACACGCCTTCAGTATAATCTTTGGCGATATTTACTGCACGCAGGCTGGTTTTATATTGACTGCCGACATTTATCACCCAGATATTATTTGTTAAGGCACGATCAATAACATCCGGACCGTCATCCTTAAACAGATTAAAATTTACGTGTGTGTGGGTATCAATCAGCATATTATATGATTGTATTTAATTCAAGCAGAATTTTCGGCAGAAGAAAAGATATGAGACTCCCGATCTTTTCAAATATCGGAATCAGTGCTGAGTTTCCAAATATTGTAATAATGTCTTCAGCCAACTCAAAACGAATAATAACGAAAACCCCGATTCCAATAAAAAACATTCCTTCAATTAATCCAAAAATCAGTCCTCCGACTTTATTGATAACCGCCAGGAAGGGAAATAGAAAAAGAAGTTTAAGTGCTTTACTGATGATGCTTGCAATAACACCAAACAGCTGGCTGACAATTATAAAAATACCAAAAAATGCGATTATTCTTGCCCAATTCTGCCCATTACCGATTGACTGCGCCAATGGTTCGTAGAATCGGCCGGCGATGAAAGCGCCGATTAAAACTCCCAAAAATGAACCGAAGGAATAAAAGAATCCCCCTTTTAATCCTGAAAATGCAAACGCACCCAGTAAAAATATTAATATCCAATCGATGTTCGTCATTTTTTAAATGTAAATACTGGAAAATCTTTATTGATCAGGAATAACTCGACCGAACCGCTACAGAATTTCTCCATATACCCGACCATATCCTGCATCGCCTCTTTTGTTTCAATCGCATTCACAGGCGATATCCCTTCTATATATATAATTGCGTCTTTTGTCTGTTCAGTGATCTTTGATTTGTCCGCTTCCCGCCAATTAAACCGTCTGCATAATACATCTCTATATCCATCAACATATATAATTTCCCCCTTTTGCGGGGATTCATTTGTTTCCGAATAAATTGCTTTAAAGTGTTCTTCACCAGTTGCAGTTGTTAATTCAATATTACCCTGAATTCTTCTTAGATCTTCTCCGCCGACCGGCAACAGATGCTTAAGGGATATCAGATTATAAATATCCACTAAATTATTTATCGATGGTAGGTTATCGCCTTTTGACACTCTTTTTACCAGTGTTTCAATAGATGAACGATAATGCGATCCGGCACCGAATTTCGTATAGGCCTTCCGCCAGTTTTGGATATTCGGATGTTCCGACACTTTCAACTCGCTGAAAATACTCCGGCAAAACATTTCTTCATTACGCAACAACTCCGCTATCTCCGGCATTGTCTTTGTGTTATCTAGGCCCTTGAAAACCGCAACGGCAATCTGCAATTCCGGAAATAATTCAAACACTTTTGGAGATACAGTAAACTTCATACTCTATATCCTCGGAAAAAGCGGTTCACCTTTTAATATTTCTTTTGCCAGAAATCTATCTTCAATCTTTTTCGCTGTTTCCGGCATAAACGGCTTAATTGCTTCGCTGATTGATAATAGGTCACTTGCCACTTTCTCTAAAAATTTTGCCCTATCGCTATTATCTTTCGTCATTTCCCAGGGTTTTATTTTCTGCAACTCTCCATTTAAATCACTGATTAGCGAAAACACAGTTTTTAAAGCTTCGTGGAATCTAAGATTTTCGATGTCTCCTGAAATACGATTAAACAGTTCACCGGAACCTTTTGGTATAATTTTTATTTCGCTCTGTTCAATCAGGTTAGCGACTCTGGAAACAATATTTCCCAGTCCGTTTGCCAAATCAGAATTGAACTGTTCGTCGAATTTTTCCTGTTTGATATCCCCATCCTGTCCGAACGGAAACTGCGAGATTAGAAGATAGCGTGTGGCATCCGCACCGTATTTTGCCACCAGATCATTCGGATCAATTACGTTGCCGATTGATTTACTCATCTTCTGTCCGTTGATGGAGAAAAAACCGTGCAGAAAAAGCTGTTTTGGCGGTTTTTCACCGACTGCAAGCAGAAGTGCCGGCCAGTAAACACAATGAAATTTCAGAATATCCTTGGCCATTATATGAAAAGGGTTCTGCCACCATTTTTCAAAATTCTGCCGGTCATCACCGTAGCCGATTGCTGAAATATAGTTTTGTAGTGCTTCAACCCAGACATAAGTAACCTGCGACTTATCAAAAGGCAGTGGAATTCCCCATTTTACATTTTCACGTGATACGGAAAAATCTGAAAGACCCTGTTTAAAAAGACCCAGCGCCTCTTTTTTCTTGTCTTCCGGCAGAATCCGTATCTCATCTTTTTCAATTAGTTCCCTGACCTTATCCAGATATTTGGTGAGTTTGAAAAAATAATTTTTTTCGGAAATTTTCTCCGGCACTTTCAAATGGTCCGGGCATTTACCGTCCACCAACTCTTTTTCCGTCAAAAAGTTTTCACAGCCGGTACAATACAAGCCCTCGTAAGAACCTTCGTAGATATCTCCCTGATCAAACAGTTTCTGCATAAATTTTCCTACTGCTTCTTCATGCCTTTTATCAGTCGTACGGATAAAATAATCATATGACAGGTTTAGATTATCAAATGCCCTTTTAAACAAAGCGCTGTTTTCATCACAAAATTGCTGGGGTGATTTATTAGAAAGTTTTGCTGAATCGGAAACTTTCGCTCCGTGTTCATCAGTTCCGGTTAAAAAAAAGACCTCATCGCCTTTTTGCTTGTGCCAGCGCGCCAGAATATCCGCTGCTACTGTTGTATAAGCATGACCGATGTGAGGCTTGTCATTAACGTAATAGATCGGCGTTGTGATAAAAAAATTCTTCTGGGTCATATATGATTAGTAATAGTATTCAAATCCTAAATTCTAAGTTCTAAGCATCAAAAAATATTTAAAATCCAATGTTCAAATTACAAATATGATAATTTCAGCTCGGTTTGAAATTTTATATTTTGGACACTGAGTATTATTTGGGATTTAGAATTTGATATTTGGAATTTTTTCAGTGATATATTAGCAAGCATTAATCATATATCATTTAGGCACATAAATAACTTGAATAACTATCAGACCTCCAGACGTTCTTCTTTTTCTTTTCGATCCTCAAAGAAATCGCTCAAAAATATTTTAATTATAGTAGCAGTAGGAACAGCTAAAATGATCCCGGCAATCCCAGCGATTTTCGCTCCGATTAACATTACAACAATCACTACCAATGGATTCAATCCAACGCTTTTCTGCATTACTTTCGGAACGATAATCTGATTCTCGAGCTGTTGAATAATGATATACAAAACAACCACCATCAACGCTTTAATCGGAGAATCAGCGAATGTTAAAAATACCGCCGGAACCGCGCTGATAATCGGACCGATATACGGAACGAATTCCGCCAGCCCGGCAAACAAAGCCAGAATTAATGCATATTCAACCTGCAGAATAGAAAGCCCGATGTATGTTAATGTGAAAATTATCAACCCGAGCACCAATTGCCCCCTGAGCCACATTCCCAATTTTCTCTGCACCTGGTTTATCTTATGGACAAAATACGGCTGATATTTGCTGGGAGCGATAAATAAGAAAAATTCCTTCATTCCCGCCTCGCCGATGGTCATATAGAAAACGATAACCAATACCGCGAACAGTCCGAAAATAGCACCGAAGAAACGCGAAGACACGGTAAATATTCCACCGCCTAATTGGGCGAGTGTTGTATTAATATTGTTTAAAGAATCCTGCACAGTTGACTGGACACCGTAATCATTGGAAAACTGCTGGAAATTTGAGTACACCTCAGAAATTTTTTCAAAATATTCTGGAAATGAATTGGTTATGTCTTTTACTTGCTGAATAATCGGCGGAATGATTAACGCGATGGTTACCGATATAACTGCAATCATGACTAAATATATAATCAGGATTCCAACCGCCCGGGGGATTTTTCTTTTCTGAAAAGCATCAATCCATGGATCAAGCGCAGAAGCCAGCACAAAAGCAATAAAGATAATTGCCAATATATCTTTTATTACATAAAGAAACCAAAGCAAACTAAAAATTGCAATTACTTTCAGAATTGATTTGGTTGAGATACTAACTTCACTTTTCGATTTTAACGGCAACATTTACTTATATTTCAATTACAATATAAACATATTATAACACAAAATTTCTAATCACACCTAGACCTTTAATAACGGGGTAAATTCGCTATTTTTAGAGAAAGGGCCGATGATGACCAGGTTCAGCAGTTGAGTTTTAAACAGGTCATTTGCAACTTTCTGGATGCTTTTCAAAGTTACCTTATCAATACTGCGTAATTTTTCCTCCAGCGTATGCGTCTGATTCTTTAATAGTTGCTGTGATCCGTACCACCCCGCGATACTTTCCGAATCCTCCATTTCAATTGTCAGCTTGCCGCGTAGAAAGTCTTTTGATTTTTTCAACTCCTCTTCAGTCACGCCGTTCTGTTTGACATCCGCAATTACTTTCAATACAGCCGAAATTGCCTGCTTTACCCGCTTGCGATCAAGACCTGCCTGCACCACAAAATTACCCGTATCTTCATACAGATTGGCGGATGAGCGGATTAGATAGCATAACCCTTGGCGCTCTCTTAAATTAATGAAGAGACGTGAACTCATGTTTCCACCCAGGATTATGTTCAGCAGTGCCAGTGCATTAACGTCTTTATGGAAATACGAATACGCAGGAAAGCCGATGCACAACTGCGCCTGTTCAGTTTTCCTGAATTGCAGTTTAACCCGTGGATTGCTCTGATTGACAACGGCTTTTTTAAACGCCGGAACTTTCTGTGTTTCTTTTGAGAACTTAAAATACTTTTCAATCAGATTAAAACCCTTGGTCGGTGAAATATTTCCGGCTACAACTACCAATGTATTTTTCGGCTTATAATATGATTTTTTGAATTGCATCATCTGCTGTCTGGTGACATTTCTAATTACTGATTTTGGCCCGCTGATCTGCTGGCCTAAAAAGCTTTTTTCACCATAAACCAATTCCTCAAACAAAGTATCAACATACATTTGAGGGTTATCCTGGTACATATTTATTTCCTCTTCTATTACTTTTCTCTCTCTGTTCAATTCCGTTGCATCAAACTGGGAATTAATCAGCGCATCCGAAAGGATGTCAAAAACAAGCTCTGTCTTTTCATAATTTGCTTTGATATAGTAGCCGGTATGGTCTTTACCGGTAAATGCGTTGAATTCCGCGCCAATCCCGTCCAGCTCCTTGGATATTTCCAAAGTCGAAGGCCGACGCTTGGTTCCTTTAAACATCATGTGTTCAATAAAGTGGGAAACTCCGTTTACATTCGCGCTTTCATAGCGAGATCCGACCCTTACTAATACCAGTAAGGTAATAGTTTTGGTTTCTTTCAAAGGAGCAACAATCCCCTTCATACCATTGGCAAAATTTTTCTTTTGATATTTCATATTTATTCCAATCTAGGATTCTAGTTTTTTATTTATATAAGCTAATAATTCGCTGACCGGAACCCGCTCTTGTTCCATTGTATCGCGGTCCCTGACTGTAACCGCTTTATCTTCAAGCGATTCAAAGTCAACCGTCACGCAATACGGCGTACCGATCTCATCCTGACGGCGATAACGCCTGCCGATTGATGCCACCTGATCATAAACTACCATGTGTTTGACTTTTAGTTCATCAAAAATATCCAAGGACATTTTTGTCAGGTTTTCTTTTTTAGAGAGTGGCAGAATCGCCACTTTATAAGGCGCGAGGTCTTTGTGCAGTTTCAGCACCATTTCTTTTTCTTTATTACTCTCCGTGGTAGTGGTCCTGCCACCTTCAACTTCAGTATAGGCATCCAGTAAAAATGCCAGCGCCGCGCGCTCGACTCCGATGGAAGGTTCAATTACAAAAGGAATAAATTCTTCCTGTGTTATGTCATCTTTATAAGTGAAACCATGCGCTTTT
This sequence is a window from Patescibacteria group bacterium. Protein-coding genes within it:
- a CDS encoding class I tRNA ligase family protein; this translates as MTQKNFFITTPIYYVNDKPHIGHAYTTVAADILARWHKQKGDEVFFLTGTDEHGAKVSDSAKLSNKSPQQFCDENSALFKRAFDNLNLSYDYFIRTTDKRHEEAVGKFMQKLFDQGDIYEGSYEGLYCTGCENFLTEKELVDGKCPDHLKVPEKISEKNYFFKLTKYLDKVRELIEKDEIRILPEDKKKEALGLFKQGLSDFSVSRENVKWGIPLPFDKSQVTYVWVEALQNYISAIGYGDDRQNFEKWWQNPFHIMAKDILKFHCVYWPALLLAVGEKPPKQLFLHGFFSINGQKMSKSIGNVIDPNDLVAKYGADATRYLLISQFPFGQDGDIKQEKFDEQFNSDLANGLGNIVSRVANLIEQSEIKIIPKGSGELFNRISGDIENLRFHEALKTVFSLISDLNGELQKIKPWEMTKDNSDRAKFLEKVASDLLSISEAIKPFMPETAKKIEDRFLAKEILKGEPLFPRI
- a CDS encoding cation:proton antiporter; this encodes MLTLQLAFLLLSAKLFGLVFKKFKQSEVLGELVGGMVVGPFAFGAIELPWIGKLFPIAEQIGEHASSLPISPELYFFGQIGAVLLLFLVGLETDAKLFMKYGLKSLGIAIGGVVLPFFLGAWGTVMFGFADSMMDTTALFMGAIMTATSVGITARVLSDMYKLDTKEGVSILAAAVIDDVLGILILALVISLAGGESGDGVSWSVLGQIGLKALIFLGGVTALGFLFSKKLSKVLLKLEGKNYAAIAAAICLVIAAVAELFGLAMIIGAYLVGILLSVTPIGRELEERLSGASHILVPVFFAIMGTLVDFKAMASALAFGLVISLFAIVGKIIGSGVPAFFSGFNFLGSMRIGIGMLPRGEVALIVAGIGISTGIISNEIFGVAIMMTLITTLMAPIILVPLFKNPKSGLKNDTEISVEMIEPYRTFEQSPHLITALRDFVVETFALRGYDILKDDRVSGIVEIVHTKDENRLITIKKQDRILTFDCSSEATADVDEITNEGLQHFEQAISALKSA
- a CDS encoding phenylalanine--tRNA ligase beta subunit-related protein, which encodes MKFTVSPKVFELFPELQIAVAVFKGLDNTKTMPEIAELLRNEEMFCRSIFSELKVSEHPNIQNWRKAYTKFGAGSHYRSSIETLVKRVSKGDNLPSINNLVDIYNLISLKHLLPVGGEDLRRIQGNIELTTATGEEHFKAIYSETNESPQKGEIIYVDGYRDVLCRRFNWREADKSKITEQTKDAIIYIEGISPVNAIETKEAMQDMVGYMEKFCSGSVELFLINKDFPVFTFKK
- a CDS encoding TatD family hydrolase, with the translated sequence MLIDTHTHVNFNLFKDDGPDVIDRALTNNIWVINVGSQYKTSLRAVNIAKDYTEGVYAIVGLHPIHLFKMHVDEDEIDFSSRQEEYDKEAYLELARDPKVVGIGEVGMDYYHMPDGENIETVKKKQEEVFREQISLAVDLDKAVTIHCRGTKEDPSGVYQDVMNIVKDYPKIRAVVHCYTGDLKTAKQIINMGLNLSITGIVTFKNAKELHAVVKEIPLENMMVETDAPYLAPDPYRGKRNEPSYVRYVAEKIAELKGISFEEVADVTTANAKKLFKLN
- the uppP gene encoding undecaprenyl-diphosphatase UppP, which produces MEYIQSIVLGLAQGLGEFLPISSSGHLVILPWIFNFSDPGLAFDVALHWGTLIAVVSFFWKDWIRLLKSLFSTERDNVAVKNDRKLIRYIIIASIPGALFGYLLDDWAETSFRAPLLVASTLAVMGILLAIADRKGKGKRDISEITLLDSIVIGLSQAVAIVPGVSRSGATITTALFRNINREAAAKFSFLLSAPIILGAGLVKLPEIISEGISSSVIIGTLVAAVSGFFSIKYLLRFVQTKNYSPFVWYRLIFSAVIIIVYLSR
- a CDS encoding CvpA family protein; this encodes MTNIDWILIFLLGAFAFSGLKGGFFYSFGSFLGVLIGAFIAGRFYEPLAQSIGNGQNWARIIAFFGIFIIVSQLFGVIASIISKALKLLFLFPFLAVINKVGGLIFGLIEGMFFIGIGVFVIIRFELAEDIITIFGNSALIPIFEKIGSLISFLLPKILLELNTII
- a CDS encoding AtpZ/AtpI family protein produces the protein MEEKKPQKAWWQPAVAVFGEVTGWIVVPIICALFLGKYLDEKKGTEPWYFLGLTGVAFIISCIGITIIAGKYIKQIEKENKGKLNQNQNNEQRDRNNRDSE
- a CDS encoding DNA recombination protein RmuC, which produces MDLITLIIALAVFAVLILGLLMFQMNKKFTELKDSKKDSDGFLLLQQRLEDMNKTVDQKMGDSTKMMQQQFGQSAKIIQDVTERLTKLDETNKQVLEFSDQLNKLQDTLSNPKQRGIFGEYQLEMLLKNSFQPNQYEMQYKFKDGVIVDSVLFLGEKIIPIDSKFSLENYNRIVDETDSTQRGLLEKVFKTDLKNRIDETAKYIRPNEGTIDFAFMFIPAEGIFYDLLVNKVGAIKVNTRDLIDYAINEKKVHIVSPTTFYVTLQSLWQGMRAYQVQEKTKEILKQVGNLDLHIKAYEDYLKKLGGHLGTTVNMYNSAYKEFKKIDKDVVKLTGGESQVEPIEIEKPKTE